In Pristiophorus japonicus isolate sPriJap1 unplaced genomic scaffold, sPriJap1.hap1 HAP1_SCAFFOLD_190, whole genome shotgun sequence, one genomic interval encodes:
- the LOC139243883 gene encoding histone-lysine N-methyltransferase PRDM9-like, which translates to MCGKGFRDSSNLLTHKRTHTGERPFTCSVCGKGFTQRSNLLKHQRVHTGERPFTCSKCGKGFTQSSGLLTHQRVHTGERPFTCSVCGKGFTQSSVLLNHQRVHTAERPFTCSVCGKRFTQSSGLLKHQRVHTGERPFICSVCRKGFSDSSCLLTHKQTHTGERPFICSVCGKGFTQRSNLLKHQRVHTGERPFTCSVCGKGFTQSSDLLNHQRVHTGERPFTCSVCGKGFTQSSGLLKHQRVHTAERPFTCSVCGKRFTRRSTLLKHQRVHN; encoded by the coding sequence atgtgtgggaagggtttccgtgattcatccaacctgctgacacacaaacgaactcacactggggagaggccgttcacctgctctgtgtgcgggaaaggattcactcagagaTCCAACctcctgaaacaccagcgagttcacaccggggagaggcctttcacctgctccaaatgtggaaagggattcactcagtcatctggcctcctgactcaccagcgagttcacactggggagaggccgttcacctgctccgtgtgtggaaaggggttcactcagtcatcaGTCCTcctgaatcaccagcgagttcacactgcagagaggccgttcacctgctcagtgtgtgggaagagattcactcagtcatccggccTCCTgaaacaccaacgagttcacactggggagaggccgttcatctgctccgtgtgcaGGAAGGGTTTCAGTGATTCATCCTGCCTGCTGACACACAAAcaaactcacactggggagaggccgttcatctgctccgtgtgtgggaaaggattcactcagagaTCCAACctcctgaaacaccagcgagttcacaccggggagaggccattcacctgctccgtgtgtggaaagggattcactcagtcatctgacctcctgaatcaccagcgagttcacactggggagaggccgttcacctgctccgtgtgtggaaagggattcactcagtcatctggccTCCTgaaacaccaacgagttcacactgcagagaggccgttcacctgctccgtgtgtgggaagagattcactcggagatccaccctgctgaaacatcAACGAGTTCACAATTGA